One genomic window of Arachis hypogaea cultivar Tifrunner chromosome 8, arahy.Tifrunner.gnm2.J5K5, whole genome shotgun sequence includes the following:
- the LOC112707669 gene encoding uncharacterized protein, with product MRKVSTFDCAFLRFLLPLFILVSFFANSAVLATQLSGNEAKSESKLGNQDSATKTPEEAHDRDAKFKGFFHPKPIFEKPFFKKSIPIVKPIPIVKPIPKPIPVVKPIPIVKPIPKPVPIVKPIPEPVPIVKPVIKPVIIKKPVPIPVVKPIPVVKPIPVFKPIPKPIPIVKPIPVLKPIPVVKPIPKPIPIVKPIPVLKPIPVVKPIPVVKPIPVLKPIPVVKPIPIFKPIPKPIPIVKPIPEPIIVKKPVPIPLVKPFPKPFPIPKKPFFPPHNPEVEQETFLKPKPLFKEPIPKLPFHPEFKKPILPPKPIPSP from the exons ATGAGAAAGGTTTCCACATTTGACTGCGCATTCTTGCGCTTCTTGCTCCCTCTCTTCATTCTTGTTAGCTTTTTTGCTAACTCCGCTGTGCTGGCAACTCAACTTTCAG GAAATGAAGCCAAGAGCGAGAGTAAACTTGGGAACCAAGACTCGGCAACAAAAACCCCCGAAGAAGCTCATGATAGAGACGCAAAATTCAAAGGGTTTTTTCATCCAAAACCGATTTTTGAAAAgccatttttcaaaaaatcaattcCTATTGTCAAGCCGATTCCCATTGTTAAGCCTATACCAAAGCCGATTCCAGTTGTTAAGCCAATTCCAATTGTTAAGCCCATACCAAAACCGGTTCCTATTGTGAAACCTATTCCTGAACCGGTTCCAATTGTTAAACCTGTAATAAAGCCGGTTATAATTAAAAAACCGGTTCCTATTCCAGTTGTTAAACCAATTCCTGTTGTGAAGCCTATCCCGGTGTTTAAACCTATTCCAAAGCCAATTCCAATTGTGAAGCCTATTCCAGTGTTGAAGCCAATTCCAGTTGTTAAGCCTATTCCAAAGCCAATTCCAATTGTGAAGCCTATTCCGGTGTTGAAGCCTATTCCAGTTGTTAAGCCTATTCCAGTTGTGAAGCCTATTCCAGTGTTAAAGCCAATTCCAGTTGTTAAGCCTATTCCAATTTTCAAACCTATTCCGAAACCAATTCCTATTGTTAAGCCCATTCCAGAACCGATTATAGTGAAAAAGCCCGTTCCAATTCCACTTGTTAAGCCATTTCCTAAACCATTTCCAATCCCCAAGAAACCTTTCTTCCCTCCACATAATCCAGAGGTTGAGCAAGAGACATTTCTAAAGCCAAAGCCTCTCTTTAAAGAGCCTATTCCTAAATTACCATTTCACCCTGAATTCAAGAAACCAATTCTACCTCCTAAGCCAATTCCAAGTCCTTAA